In Melopsittacus undulatus isolate bMelUnd1 chromosome 6, bMelUnd1.mat.Z, whole genome shotgun sequence, the following proteins share a genomic window:
- the LOC101876548 gene encoding DNA-directed RNA polymerases I and III subunit RPAC2-like, translating to MAEEGERKAVLETVQADGTDGNCVTFVLHDEDHTLGNALRYMVMKNPDVEFCGYCITHPSESKINFRIQTRGTLPAVEPFRKGLNDLMGVCQHVLNTFERSMKEYRAQREEEMQ from the exons ATGGCGGAGGAGGGTGAGAGGAAGGCGGTGCTGGAGACG GTCCAGGCAGATGGGACAGATGGAAACTGTGTCACGTTTGTGTTGCATGATGAGGACCACACACTTGGCAATGCCCTGCGATACATGGTCATGAAGAA ccctgatgtagagttctgtggctactgcatcacacacccctctgaaagcaagatcaACTTCCGGATCCAGACCAGAG GGACCCTTCCTGCTGTTGAGCCATTCCGCAAGGGGCTGAATGACCTGATGGGTGTTTGCCAGCATGTGCTCAACACCTTTGAG AGGAGCATGAAGGAGTACAGGGCCCAGCGGGAGGAAGAGATGCAGTAG